The nucleotide window CACCCATTCCGTTGGCACTATATAGCACTGTTTTTCTTACATCGTTAAGCGGATTTCGTAGTCACTCGCCGTTTCATTATCTATAGCTTTGAAGATGATACTAACAATAGAGTTCAATCTTAATTTTGCTAAGAGTCTAatacttgtatttttttgtgcCTTTAGGTTCAATTTCCTAAATGCATTCCTTAATCCTGCTTGACCTAAAGCAATAGCAATAGCAATGCATACAGGTGTACCAACACTTGTTGTTAATGCAGCAATACCACCACTACTTGTATTACCTAATAATGTATAATCATTCCATTTTACAATTGTGCCATAGGTTTTAAATCTCTTAGAGAGTTAATCACGCTCTTTAATCTATATACTTGACTTGCTATATTTCTTTCCATGTCGTGTGCACTTGGTAGTAATGAAGGATATAGCTTCTTGTGTTTCATATTTATTAGAGAATCTGCATGGTAATTGCTGTAAAAACCATATTTTTTCGGTCAACATAAACTCAAGTCTCTCTGTTGATTCCTTTAGATGGGGGTTAAAATTCTACATGATCATGCTTCCATAAGTTGCTTTTTTGATAGGGAGTATGGCAGGAATCTTCTTGCCTTTCATGAGGCAGTTCTTTTTATCAAGCGATAGGCAGACAAGTCGTAGCCTCAAGAACTTGTAACTCTTGTACCTATCTTTGTAATCACCCTTAGTGTAATACTTTACAAAAGTAGATAACCCCAAAATCAGCCTTAGCTCGGTTTTGATAGTTACTTTGCCTTACATTGCAGGTGCATATTGATGTTGGCTTGAGTATCTAGGATCTGTTTAATAGAATACGTATAACGTTTTTGTTAGGATTGGTACCTACATCCCTTATAGCGGGTTGATTGTTGTAAAACAGGTTAAACCAAGCAAGTTGAATGTTGATCGACTTTAAAATGATATTCGGGCACTAACCTAGATATTCGTCAAACACTGCAAGGTTCTTAATGTCAGTGATCCATCAATGCTTCATGTTTATTTTGGATGAATGGCAATATATTGCTACAACCCTAAGAATCTATCCAATCACAGTGAGTACCTAGAGCGTCTCGTAGCAAAGAATCTAACGAAGCGGATCACCATTAATAAACATGGAGACTCTTTTTATGTAGAGTTTGACAACATCTTTTCAAGACTCCCTTTCTCACGGACAGTCTAATCGGTCAGTGGTCTGTGCATCCTTTCTCGTTATGGCAAATTCAACTCAATTTTGCCACCTTCTATGCTACCTGCGCATGTGGTATATCTATGAGACACTTGCTCTCGTTGCAATCTATAGGTCGAGCCATCTACTTGTTCCATACCTACTTCTAGATTCACAAGATCTTGTCAGAGCTTGAGATTCACCAGCTTGCTCCAAGTGCTTTCAACGTCTGAACAACCTTTTAAACCAGCAAAAACTGCAGCGATTTTTCAGCGAATTCAAAGTGCTTTTACACGAATTTGCATGGAGGAAACAATACATCCTATAAATCTGGTAATCTAAGCGTCAAAACTATCCTGGTGCGGGGCTTAATCTTTTTAATAGGGTACCATAGTCTAGATTGATCTTGAAAAAGTCACAAGGTCTTATGCGTGTATGTGTAGAACGATCATCACAAAATGTGAGATTTTACGCTTATTtcttgttagaaagtcaagctAACAATAGGTTACGTACAACAGGTTATAAAGATAGTGCTATCGATGCTCAGCGTCCATACACGACGTCGTTTAAAGATCTTATCATTAGGCCCACAGGCAAGAAAATTGGCTACTTCCAAGGTGTGCTGATGTATGCACGTAATAAGATCGATTTCACTGTAGTCATCGGTTTGTACAAGATACCTAGTGATATGAATCTATATTTCAATAAAATTCTAAATCTTGATCAACCAATAGCTTTTTCACATTGGTTAAAATTTCTATGGCCAATAACATACATTGCCTAACGACGCAGCGTGTAGAGGTCGCTGTAAACCACATACAGCAAAAACGCTACCAGCTCTAGAGCCAAGCGGAATAAATAGGGCTTTTCCTTTCAATTACTCTAGTTttaaagtgaatttttttaaagctaaataaaagttattaaacattttttccagTTCTGATAAAGTTGGCATGGAAAGTTGCAAAAAAtggcccgaaaatccgttttttcctgattttctagtaaaatccgaaaaagtCGGGAAATTGGATTAATCAGGTGTCGAAAACTTACAGAAGGATTCTACTTGATGAAAAAAGGTGTGTTGTGAAAGGTATGTTTCAAGTTCAAAGGATAATCCTAAGAAGAGTTATATTTCCccgattataaggatttcatagagatttttaggggtagtttcaagtAACAACCAATATGTAAATCTGGGAGGTATAGGACCTAAACACTTGGCATGCAGGTgtataatagataaatattggaACTCGATTAGTATAATGCAATGTAGCGTAAAGAAGTTAGAGACCTTAAGTATTAATAGTAATATTATATCTTTGTCACGTAGATCTATTGGTAGTGATCCATAAAATAAATGATGAGTATTTATTTATAGTGATAGAAGATGCATTAGAAATCACAAGACGAAATCTTGTGGCTCTGAGCTTGTTTATCAAAACAACTGATACAAGTGATAACACTTGAAGAATTGGagtgtgaaaataaaaacaaactagaagttattatatatatagaatGTGATGTATATGAACTATCAGATGAGATTGATAAAAAATCACAAGAATCGTTAGTACTTAAAGATGAAATACAATAAACAAACTATTAAGGAATTAAAATAGCAGATTTGTATAAAGTATAGTGTGAAGTCTTCAGTTTTTTAGATACCTATATGATAAGCCCGTAACACTCTTTCACATGTTCTGGAGGTATTACAACATCCTTAGAAACTTGTAATAATTCTTGACAAACAAAACTACGCTCGGGACCATTTGCAAGGTAGTAGAAGACTATTATGCCACGATCTAGTCTATACGCTTTTCATCAATATAGGCTTTTCATCAAAGTACTGTTCATGCTTTCGCAAGCGGTACCAGATTTTATGCCGATCATCTGAGTTTTGATGTTGTTAAGGATTCTTACTGTAGAGTAAATTCATTTGTAATGTACTACTAGTCTTCTCTGTGATAACTTTTGTACATTTTGTTGCTTGAAGTGTCTTTCTGCAATAATCTTGTTGAATGActcaacaaaagctgtaaaAGTTTCATGACGCTTGGTCTCTACACCTTTACCTTCTTGTGGATATCCTTGATCATGTCTGCGACGTCTGCAGATTATTTCGTCCTCAAGGGTCTTCTTACCTTAATTCCCCTTCTTGCACACCTAAAAATATCGTGTCTAGTcgaaaatttaagaacattttaagaAGAACTTTCTATTTTCAGAGgcaattaaaaaacattaaacatttGCATGTTAGTGAGCTAATTAGAAAAAATGCCTCCGTAATAATTGAGACTGGCACCTGTGTTCCCACCTACCAGAATGCGCACGCATGTACAAAGATATGCAAGCTGTTTCAgccttttgtaaacattgactAGTCATTTATACTTTTCGGTTTTTGGTGAGTATGAAATTACGTAACATCATTATGGAGATTAGTATACGCCTTAAGACATAGGGCGTAAGCCGAATACTAATATAAAATGTACCAGCAGATCTTCGTGCAGAAATTAAACAAACCATATTGAAGTGTAATGACTCACAGTTCATAAAAGAATATCAGCCTTTTTTATTTCActctatttttctaaaaaaataaattatttataaacataatttttatataaaacatattcgtttttttttataccTTAAAATTAATCATGGTTGGACATTTTGATTCGTTGATTCTTTATGGCAATGAAAAACctataatttattatattttattttatatattttttttatttattatataactCGTCTAAGAAATATTTATCCCACGCAGGgtaaactttgttttgtttttcaaaatcgTTGACACTAAATTTGCACCTCAACTGCTCTCGAATGAACATCAAATGGCCAAAGACACTAAAGTCTGTGTGAAATTTAAACTTCGTCCAGAAATGAACAAATGCGAACTATCATTACTGAGTTTAGCGACGACTTTATTATCATTTATACTCCTTATAGTCGCGTTATCTTCGAAAGAGTGGATAGTTTCGAAAGGTGAAGTGGTGAACTGCCATTGTGTCAATGTCACGAGATGTGATACACCTAAGACTGTATTGAAACGAGAATGTAGTAACATATTATGGGAACAAACTTACAGCTTATTCTCGACATGTTTCGAAATTGTTGACGATAAtagaataattataaaaaaatgcgtTGATTTTACAGAATTTAGGGATGCAATGTGTAAATCGAAAGGAACTGGAGATGAAGTGTTCAAAGGTAATCCTGTCCATAATGCACTGTGGTTTAATGCAcgtacaaaaataaatacattaatTAGTTCTTAAATTTGTTTCAGTAAATTTAACTACCAGGGAGTGAACAAAATATAGTGCTAGTTTTTAAGCAAGTCCGTTTAAAAAGTCATTCTCGTCTCAAGACCTCTTTAGGGTAAACGTCAAGTTTTACCTTATTTAGGTCTTGGGACGAGAATGGTTGGTTCACCATTCACACCACACGAAAACACCACCATTTTTTGACGATGTAGATATTGACGACAGCAAAATGCACCGAAGTCAacaatgtagttttttattCCCATGaaaggaaattaaaaaattttttataataatttaatttttgcctatttactttttattttatttttagaacaaGTTAGTGGGTTTATATACAACCAATATATCACTTTTTTATGCGTCACCACATCTCTTATCATTACTTTGCTATCACTTCTGGTAGCCATCATGAAGACATCCGTATTCAAAAAACAGACCAATAACTTAATCTTATATTATTCATCTGTAGTTTTTAGCGCATGTGCAGGTAAGTGACCATATtttattcaaaacaaaacaacatctCGTTTCCAGGGTATCTAGCCTTTTTCATTAAGTTAATTTCATTGTTGGTCGCTTCTTAATAACGGTTCAGTGACCAAGAGACcttggggacgagaatgataCCAACAAAGTACAGAATGTTGCAAGCTTTTATGTTTTCTTGTTAGCAATCTTCATCATGGCAGCTTTGATAGAAGCGTACTCCAATTTGGCTTTCATCAAGATACCAAGCGAGGTAAAACTTACAAGCGATGACAGCAAGATGAATTATCAAGCCAACATTGGATATGGTTATGGTATAACGATACTTATTTTAGGTTTGTTAATTCTTGGTATAATGCTGAACATTTTAGaatataaaataacaaagaGACAGCAAACTATGACAAAGGTGAAAGTAATAAAAACGGCGCCTCATTCAGGAAACCTTGCGTATCAAGAAGCACAGCTTGATTGGCACGATAATTTGGAAGAAGAGCAACTTGATTGTGATGGGGAAATTGAAACAACGGTTTGGTAGacaaaagttaataaattattttgttaaatttcgttacaaaaaagcaacaaaaccACGTGACTATTGTAGTTTGTCATCGATGTAATGATAAGTGACGCATGATTTATTCAAACG belongs to Hydractinia symbiolongicarpus strain clone_291-10 chromosome 1, HSymV2.1, whole genome shotgun sequence and includes:
- the LOC130630626 gene encoding uncharacterized protein LOC130630626 → MKTSVFKKQTNNLILYYSSVVFSACAAIFIMAALIEAYSNLAFIKIPSEVKLTSDDSKMNYQANIGYGYGITILILGLLILGIMLNILEYKITKRQQTMTKVKVIKTAPHSGNLAYQEAQLDWHDNLEEEQLDCDGEIETTVW